The Lutra lutra chromosome 10, mLutLut1.2, whole genome shotgun sequence genome contains a region encoding:
- the SLC29A2 gene encoding equilibrative nucleoside transporter 2 isoform X3, translating into MARGDAPQDSYHLVGISFFILGLGTLLPWNFFITAIPYFQGRLAGANTTTGTLDSNHTGPADTFNFNNWVTLLSQLPLLLFTLLNSFLYQCVPETVRILGSLLVILLLFALTAALVKVDMSPGLFFSITMASVWFINSFCAVLQGSLFGQLGTMPSTYSTLFLSGQGLAGIFAALAMLMSMASGVDAQTSALGYFITPCVGIFMSIVCYLSLPHLEFARYYLAKKPSQAPGQELETKAELLQSDEKNGIPNSPQKVALTLDLDAEKEPELEPEEPQKPGKPSVFIVFQKIWLTALCLVLVFTVTLSVFPAITAMVTSSTSPGKWSRFFNPICCFLLFNIMDWVGRSLTSYFLWDAYFITFMLLFAVSNGYLMSLTMCLAPRQVLPHEREVAGTLMTFFLALGLSCGAAFSFLFKALL; encoded by the exons ATGGCGCGAGGAGACGCCCCACAAGACAG CTACCACCTGGTCGGGATCAGCTTCTTTATCCTGGGCCTGGGCACGCTCCTTCCCTGGAACTTCTTCATTACGGCCATCCCG TACTTCCAGGGCCGGCTGGCAGGGGCCAACACCACCACCGGGACCCTGGACAGCAACCACAccggccctgctgacaccttcaaCTTCAACAACTGGGTGACGCTGCTGTCCCAGCTGCCCCTGCTGCTCTTCACGCTCCTCAACTCCTTCCTGTACCAGTG CGTCCCTGAGACGGTGCGGATTCTGGGCAGCCTGCTGGTCATCCTGCTGCTCTTTGCCCTGACGGCGGCGTTGGTCAAGGTGGACATGAGCCCTGGGCTCTTCTTCTCCATCACCATGGCGTCTGTTTGGTTCATCAACT CCTTCTGTGCAGTTCTGCAGGGCAGTCTCTTCGGGCAGCTGGGCACCATGCCTTCCACCTACAGCACCCTCTTCCTCAGTGGCCAGGGCCTGGCTGGGATCTTCGCTGCCCTGGCCATGCTCATGTCCATGGCCA GTGGCGTGGATGCCCAGACCTCCGCCCTGGGGTACTTCATCACACCCTGCGTGGGCATCTTCATGTCCATCGTGTGTTACCTGAGCCTGCCCCACCTG GAGTTTGCCCGCTACTACCTAGCCAAGAAACCATCACAGGCTCCAGGGCAGGAGCTGGAGACCAAAGCTGAGCTCCTCCAGTCTG ATGAGAAGAATGGTATTCCCAACAGCCCCCAGAAGGTAGCCCTGACTCTGGATCTGGACGCTGAGAAGGAGCCAGAGCTGGAGCCTGAGGAGCCCCAGAAGCCAGGAAAACCTTCAGTTTTCATTGTCTTCCAAAAG ATCTGGTTGACAGCGCTGTGCCTTGTGCTTGTCTTCACTGTCACTCTGTCTGTGTTCCCTGCAATCACGGCCATGGTGACCAGCTCCACCAGTCCTGGGAAGTGGA GTCGGTTCTTCAACCCCATctgctgcttccttctcttcaaCATCATGGACTGGGTAGGACGGAGCCTGACCTCCTACTTCCTGTGG GATGCCTACTTCATCACTTTCATGCTGCTCTTCGCTGTATCCAACGGTTATCTGATGTCCCTCACCATGTGCCTGGCGCCCAG GCAGGTGCTACCACATGAGAGGGAGGTGGCTGGCACGCTCATGACCTTCTTCTTGGCCCTGGGGCTCTCCTGTGGAGCcgccttttccttcctcttcaaggCTCTGCTCTGA
- the BRMS1 gene encoding breast cancer metastasis-suppressor 1 isoform X5, giving the protein MPVQPPSKDTEEMEAEGDSAAEMNGEEEESEEERSGSQTESEEESSEMDDEDYERRRSECVNEMLDLEKQFSELKEKLFRERLSQLRVRLEEVGAERAPEYTEPLGGLQRSLKIRIQVAGIYKGFCLDVIRNKYECELQGARQHLESEKLLLYDTLQGELQERIQRLEEDRQSLDISSEWWDDRLHARSSTKTWDSLPASKRKKAPLVSGDRHPGGLDGYQKG; this is encoded by the exons ATGCCTGTCCAGCCTCCAAGCAAAGACACAGAAGAGATGGAAGCAGAGGGTGATTCGGCTGCTGAGATGAacggggaggaggaagagagcgAGGAGGAGCGGAGCGGCAGCCAGACAGAGTCCGAGGAGGAGAGCTCAG AGATGGACGATGAGGACTACGAGCGGCGTCGCAGCGAGTGCGTCAACGAGATGCTGGACCTGGAGAAGCAGTTCTCGGAGCTAAAGGAGAA GTTGTTCAGGGAACGGCTGAGTCAGCTGAGGGTGCGGCTGGAGGAAGTGGGGGCTGAGCGGGCACCTGAGTACACAGAGCCTCTGGGGGGCCTGCAGCGGAGCCTCAAGATCCGCATTCAGGTGGCAG GGATCTACAAGGGCTTCTGTTTGGACGTGATCCGGAACAAGTACGAGTGTGAGCTGCAGGGTGCCAGACAGCACCTGGAG AGTGAGAAGCTGCTGCTGTACGACACcctgcagggggagctgcaggagCGGATCCAGAGACTGGAAGAGGACCGCCAGAGCCTGGACATCAGCTCCG AGTGGTGGGATGACAGACTACACGCCCGAAGCAGCACAAAGACCTGGGACTCCCTGCCGGCCAGCAAGAGGAAGAAGGCTCCTCTCGTCTCTG GAGATCGACATCCTGGAGGACTGGACGGCTATCAAAAAG GCTAG
- the BRMS1 gene encoding breast cancer metastasis-suppressor 1 isoform X2 yields MPVQPPSKDTEEMEAEGDSAAEMNGEEEESEEERSGSQTESEEESSEMDDEDYERRRSECVNEMLDLEKQFSELKEKLFRERLSQLRVRLEEVGAERAPEYTEPLGGLQRSLKIRIQVAGIYKGFCLDVIRNKYECELQGARQHLESEKLLLYDTLQGELQERIQRLEEDRQSLDISSEWWDDRLHARSSTKTWDSLPASKRKKAPLVSGPGSLPGCADHRERAAPPQSLHCVHAAGDRHPGGLDGYQKG; encoded by the exons ATGCCTGTCCAGCCTCCAAGCAAAGACACAGAAGAGATGGAAGCAGAGGGTGATTCGGCTGCTGAGATGAacggggaggaggaagagagcgAGGAGGAGCGGAGCGGCAGCCAGACAGAGTCCGAGGAGGAGAGCTCAG AGATGGACGATGAGGACTACGAGCGGCGTCGCAGCGAGTGCGTCAACGAGATGCTGGACCTGGAGAAGCAGTTCTCGGAGCTAAAGGAGAA GTTGTTCAGGGAACGGCTGAGTCAGCTGAGGGTGCGGCTGGAGGAAGTGGGGGCTGAGCGGGCACCTGAGTACACAGAGCCTCTGGGGGGCCTGCAGCGGAGCCTCAAGATCCGCATTCAGGTGGCAG GGATCTACAAGGGCTTCTGTTTGGACGTGATCCGGAACAAGTACGAGTGTGAGCTGCAGGGTGCCAGACAGCACCTGGAG AGTGAGAAGCTGCTGCTGTACGACACcctgcagggggagctgcaggagCGGATCCAGAGACTGGAAGAGGACCGCCAGAGCCTGGACATCAGCTCCG AGTGGTGGGATGACAGACTACACGCCCGAAGCAGCACAAAGACCTGGGACTCCCTGCCGGCCAGCAAGAGGAAGAAGGCTCCTCTCGTCTCTG GCCCTGGGTCTCTGCCAGGCTGTGCGGACCATAGAGAAAGAGCAGCGCCCCCTCA GTCCTTACATTGTGTACATGCTGCAGGAGATCGACATCCTGGAGGACTGGACGGCTATCAAAAAG GCTAG
- the B4GAT1 gene encoding beta-1,4-glucuronyltransferase 1 translates to MQMSYAIRCAFYQLLLAALMLVAMLQLLYLSLLSGLHGQEEQDQYFEFFPPSPRSVDQVKAQLRTALASGGVLDASGDYRVYRGLLKTTMDPNDVILATHASVDNLLHLSGLLERWEGPLSVSVFAATKEEAQLATVLTYALSSHCPDMRARVAMHLVCPSRYEAAVPDPREPGEFALLRSCQEVFDKLARVAQPGINYALGTNVSYPNNLLRNLAREGANYALVIDVDMVPSEGLWRGLREMLDQSKQWAGTALVVPAFEIRRARRMPTNKNELLQLYQVGEVRPFYYGLCTPCQAPTNYSRWVNLPEESLLRPAYVVPWQDPWEPFYVAGGKVPTFDERFRQYGFNRISQACELHVAGFDFEVLNEGFLVHKGFKEALKFHPQKEAENQHNKILYRQFKQELKAKYPDSPRHC, encoded by the exons ATGCAGATGTCCTACGCCATCCGGTGCGCCTTCTACCAGCTGCTTCTGGCCGCGCTGATGCTGGTGGCGATGCTGCAGCTGCTCTACCTGTCGCTGCTGTCCGGGCTACATGGGCAGGAGGAGCAAGACCAGTATTTCGAGTTCTTTCCCCCGTCCCCGCGGTCCGTGGACCAGGTCAAGGCGCAGCTCCGCACCGCTCTTGCCTCTGGGGGCGTCCTGGACGCCAGTGGCGACTACCGCGTCTACAGGGGCCTACTGAAGACCACCATGGACCCCAATGATGTGATCCTGGCCACGCACGCCAGCGTGGACAACCTGCTGCACCTGTCGGGCCTGTTGGAGCGCTGGGAGGGCCCGCTCTCCGTGTCGGTGTTCGCGGCCACCAAGGAGGAGGCGCAGCTAGCCACGGTGCTGACCTACGCGCTGAGCAGCCACTGCCCCGATATGCGCGCCCGGGTCGCCATGCACCTTGTGTGCCCCTCGCGCTATGAGGCCGCTGTGCCTGATCCCCGGGAGCCGGGGGAGTTTGCCCTGCTGCGGTCCTGCCAGGAGGTCTTTGACAAGCTAGCCAGGGTGGCCCAGCCCGGGATCAACTATGCGCTGGGCACCAATGTGTCCTATCCCAATAACCTGCTGAGGAATCTGGCTCGGGAAGGGGCCAACTATGCCCTGGTAATCGATGTGGACATGGTGCCCAGTGAGGGGCTGTGGAGGGGCCTTCGGGAAATGCTGGATCAGAGCAAGCAGTGGGCGGGCACAGCACTGGTGGTGCCCGCCTTCGAGATCCGCCGAGCCCGCCGCATGCCCACGAACAAGAACGAGCTGTTGCAGCTCTACCAAGTGGGCGAGGTGCGGCCCTTCTATTATGGGCTGTGCACGCCCTGCCAGGCGCCCACCAACTACTCCCGCTGGGTCAACCTGCCAGAAGAGAGCTTGCTGAGGCCTGCCTATGTGGTGCCCTGGCAGGACCCCTGGGAACCATTCTACGTGGCTGGAGGCAAGGTGCCCACTTTCGACGAGCGCTTTCGCCAGTATGGCTTCAATCGGATCAGCCAG GCCTGTGAGCTGCACGTGGCAGGATTTGATTTCGAGGTGCTCAACGAAGGTTTCCTGGTTCATAAGGGCTTCAAGGAAGCTTTGAAGTTCCATCCCCAAAAGGAGGCCGAAAATCAGCACAATAAGATCCTTTACCGCCAGTTCAAACAGGAGTTGAAGGCCAAGTACCCCGACTCCCCTCGTCACTGCTGA
- the BRMS1 gene encoding breast cancer metastasis-suppressor 1 isoform X1 yields MPVQPPSKDTEEMEAEGDSAAEMNGEEEESEEERSGSQTESEEESSEMDDEDYERRRSECVNEMLDLEKQFSELKEKLFRERLSQLRVRLEEVGAERAPEYTEPLGGLQRSLKIRIQVAGIYKGFCLDVIRNKYECELQGARQHLESEKLLLYDTLQGELQERIQRLEEDRQSLDISSEWWDDRLHARSSTKTWDSLPASKRKKAPLVSGPYIVYMLQEIDILEDWTAIKKDHEPAVQSRGPLGAAGRKARIHIFLL; encoded by the exons ATGCCTGTCCAGCCTCCAAGCAAAGACACAGAAGAGATGGAAGCAGAGGGTGATTCGGCTGCTGAGATGAacggggaggaggaagagagcgAGGAGGAGCGGAGCGGCAGCCAGACAGAGTCCGAGGAGGAGAGCTCAG AGATGGACGATGAGGACTACGAGCGGCGTCGCAGCGAGTGCGTCAACGAGATGCTGGACCTGGAGAAGCAGTTCTCGGAGCTAAAGGAGAA GTTGTTCAGGGAACGGCTGAGTCAGCTGAGGGTGCGGCTGGAGGAAGTGGGGGCTGAGCGGGCACCTGAGTACACAGAGCCTCTGGGGGGCCTGCAGCGGAGCCTCAAGATCCGCATTCAGGTGGCAG GGATCTACAAGGGCTTCTGTTTGGACGTGATCCGGAACAAGTACGAGTGTGAGCTGCAGGGTGCCAGACAGCACCTGGAG AGTGAGAAGCTGCTGCTGTACGACACcctgcagggggagctgcaggagCGGATCCAGAGACTGGAAGAGGACCGCCAGAGCCTGGACATCAGCTCCG AGTGGTGGGATGACAGACTACACGCCCGAAGCAGCACAAAGACCTGGGACTCCCTGCCGGCCAGCAAGAGGAAGAAGGCTCCTCTCGTCTCTG GTCCTTACATTGTGTACATGCTGCAGGAGATCGACATCCTGGAGGACTGGACGGCTATCAAAAAG GACCATGAGCCTGCCGTTCAGAGCCGGGGGCCCCTCGGAGCAGCTGGCCGCAAAGCCAGGATCCACATTTTCC
- the BRMS1 gene encoding breast cancer metastasis-suppressor 1 isoform X3 encodes MPVQPPSKDTEEMEAEGDSAAEMNGEEEESEEERSGSQTESEEESSEMDDEDYERRRSECVNEMLDLEKQFSELKEKLFRERLSQLRVRLEEVGAERAPEYTEPLGGLQRSLKIRIQVAGIYKGFCLDVIRNKYECELQGARQHLESEKLLLYDTLQGELQERIQRLEEDRQSLDISSEWWDDRLHARSSTKTWDSLPASKRKKAPLVSGPYIVYMLQEIDILEDWTAIKKARAAVSPQKRKADGP; translated from the exons ATGCCTGTCCAGCCTCCAAGCAAAGACACAGAAGAGATGGAAGCAGAGGGTGATTCGGCTGCTGAGATGAacggggaggaggaagagagcgAGGAGGAGCGGAGCGGCAGCCAGACAGAGTCCGAGGAGGAGAGCTCAG AGATGGACGATGAGGACTACGAGCGGCGTCGCAGCGAGTGCGTCAACGAGATGCTGGACCTGGAGAAGCAGTTCTCGGAGCTAAAGGAGAA GTTGTTCAGGGAACGGCTGAGTCAGCTGAGGGTGCGGCTGGAGGAAGTGGGGGCTGAGCGGGCACCTGAGTACACAGAGCCTCTGGGGGGCCTGCAGCGGAGCCTCAAGATCCGCATTCAGGTGGCAG GGATCTACAAGGGCTTCTGTTTGGACGTGATCCGGAACAAGTACGAGTGTGAGCTGCAGGGTGCCAGACAGCACCTGGAG AGTGAGAAGCTGCTGCTGTACGACACcctgcagggggagctgcaggagCGGATCCAGAGACTGGAAGAGGACCGCCAGAGCCTGGACATCAGCTCCG AGTGGTGGGATGACAGACTACACGCCCGAAGCAGCACAAAGACCTGGGACTCCCTGCCGGCCAGCAAGAGGAAGAAGGCTCCTCTCGTCTCTG GTCCTTACATTGTGTACATGCTGCAGGAGATCGACATCCTGGAGGACTGGACGGCTATCAAAAAG GCTAGAGCAGCTGTGTCCCCtcagaagagaaaagcagatg GACCATGA
- the SLC29A2 gene encoding equilibrative nucleoside transporter 2 isoform X2 produces MARGDAPQDSYHLVGISFFILGLGTLLPWNFFITAIPYFQGRLAGANTTTGTLDSNHTGPADTFNFNNWVTLLSQLPLLLFTLLNSFLYQCVPETVRILGSLLVILLLFALTAALVKVDMSPGLFFSITMASVWFINSFCAVLQGSLFGQLGTMPSTYSTLFLSGQGLAGIFAALAMLMSMASGVDAQTSALGYFITPCVGIFMSIVCYLSLPHLEFARYYLAKKPSQAPGQELETKAELLQSDEKNGIPNSPQKVALTLDLDAEKEPELEPEEPQKPGKPSVFIVFQKIWLTALCLVLVFTVTLSVFPAITAMVTSSTSPGKWSRFFNPICCFLLFNIMDWVGRSLTSYFLWPDEDSRLLPLLVGLRILFVPLFMLCHVPERSRLPILFPQDAYFITFMLLFAVSNGYLMSLTMCLAPRCYHMRGRWLARS; encoded by the exons ATGGCGCGAGGAGACGCCCCACAAGACAG CTACCACCTGGTCGGGATCAGCTTCTTTATCCTGGGCCTGGGCACGCTCCTTCCCTGGAACTTCTTCATTACGGCCATCCCG TACTTCCAGGGCCGGCTGGCAGGGGCCAACACCACCACCGGGACCCTGGACAGCAACCACAccggccctgctgacaccttcaaCTTCAACAACTGGGTGACGCTGCTGTCCCAGCTGCCCCTGCTGCTCTTCACGCTCCTCAACTCCTTCCTGTACCAGTG CGTCCCTGAGACGGTGCGGATTCTGGGCAGCCTGCTGGTCATCCTGCTGCTCTTTGCCCTGACGGCGGCGTTGGTCAAGGTGGACATGAGCCCTGGGCTCTTCTTCTCCATCACCATGGCGTCTGTTTGGTTCATCAACT CCTTCTGTGCAGTTCTGCAGGGCAGTCTCTTCGGGCAGCTGGGCACCATGCCTTCCACCTACAGCACCCTCTTCCTCAGTGGCCAGGGCCTGGCTGGGATCTTCGCTGCCCTGGCCATGCTCATGTCCATGGCCA GTGGCGTGGATGCCCAGACCTCCGCCCTGGGGTACTTCATCACACCCTGCGTGGGCATCTTCATGTCCATCGTGTGTTACCTGAGCCTGCCCCACCTG GAGTTTGCCCGCTACTACCTAGCCAAGAAACCATCACAGGCTCCAGGGCAGGAGCTGGAGACCAAAGCTGAGCTCCTCCAGTCTG ATGAGAAGAATGGTATTCCCAACAGCCCCCAGAAGGTAGCCCTGACTCTGGATCTGGACGCTGAGAAGGAGCCAGAGCTGGAGCCTGAGGAGCCCCAGAAGCCAGGAAAACCTTCAGTTTTCATTGTCTTCCAAAAG ATCTGGTTGACAGCGCTGTGCCTTGTGCTTGTCTTCACTGTCACTCTGTCTGTGTTCCCTGCAATCACGGCCATGGTGACCAGCTCCACCAGTCCTGGGAAGTGGA GTCGGTTCTTCAACCCCATctgctgcttccttctcttcaaCATCATGGACTGGGTAGGACGGAGCCTGACCTCCTACTTCCTGTGG CCGGACGAGGACAGCCGGCTGCTGCCTCTGCTTGTCGGCCTGCGAATCCTGTTCGTGCCACTCTTCATGCTGTGCCACGTGCCCGAGAGGTCCCGGCTGCCCATCCTCTTCCCACAGGATGCCTACTTCATCACTTTCATGCTGCTCTTCGCTGTATCCAACGGTTATCTGATGTCCCTCACCATGTGCCTGGCGCCCAG GTGCTACCACATGAGAGGGAGGTGGCTGGCACGCTCATGA
- the SLC29A2 gene encoding equilibrative nucleoside transporter 2 isoform X1, with the protein MARGDAPQDSYHLVGISFFILGLGTLLPWNFFITAIPYFQGRLAGANTTTGTLDSNHTGPADTFNFNNWVTLLSQLPLLLFTLLNSFLYQCVPETVRILGSLLVILLLFALTAALVKVDMSPGLFFSITMASVWFINSFCAVLQGSLFGQLGTMPSTYSTLFLSGQGLAGIFAALAMLMSMASGVDAQTSALGYFITPCVGIFMSIVCYLSLPHLEFARYYLAKKPSQAPGQELETKAELLQSDEKNGIPNSPQKVALTLDLDAEKEPELEPEEPQKPGKPSVFIVFQKIWLTALCLVLVFTVTLSVFPAITAMVTSSTSPGKWSRFFNPICCFLLFNIMDWVGRSLTSYFLWPDEDSRLLPLLVGLRILFVPLFMLCHVPERSRLPILFPQDAYFITFMLLFAVSNGYLMSLTMCLAPRQVLPHEREVAGTLMTFFLALGLSCGAAFSFLFKALL; encoded by the exons ATGGCGCGAGGAGACGCCCCACAAGACAG CTACCACCTGGTCGGGATCAGCTTCTTTATCCTGGGCCTGGGCACGCTCCTTCCCTGGAACTTCTTCATTACGGCCATCCCG TACTTCCAGGGCCGGCTGGCAGGGGCCAACACCACCACCGGGACCCTGGACAGCAACCACAccggccctgctgacaccttcaaCTTCAACAACTGGGTGACGCTGCTGTCCCAGCTGCCCCTGCTGCTCTTCACGCTCCTCAACTCCTTCCTGTACCAGTG CGTCCCTGAGACGGTGCGGATTCTGGGCAGCCTGCTGGTCATCCTGCTGCTCTTTGCCCTGACGGCGGCGTTGGTCAAGGTGGACATGAGCCCTGGGCTCTTCTTCTCCATCACCATGGCGTCTGTTTGGTTCATCAACT CCTTCTGTGCAGTTCTGCAGGGCAGTCTCTTCGGGCAGCTGGGCACCATGCCTTCCACCTACAGCACCCTCTTCCTCAGTGGCCAGGGCCTGGCTGGGATCTTCGCTGCCCTGGCCATGCTCATGTCCATGGCCA GTGGCGTGGATGCCCAGACCTCCGCCCTGGGGTACTTCATCACACCCTGCGTGGGCATCTTCATGTCCATCGTGTGTTACCTGAGCCTGCCCCACCTG GAGTTTGCCCGCTACTACCTAGCCAAGAAACCATCACAGGCTCCAGGGCAGGAGCTGGAGACCAAAGCTGAGCTCCTCCAGTCTG ATGAGAAGAATGGTATTCCCAACAGCCCCCAGAAGGTAGCCCTGACTCTGGATCTGGACGCTGAGAAGGAGCCAGAGCTGGAGCCTGAGGAGCCCCAGAAGCCAGGAAAACCTTCAGTTTTCATTGTCTTCCAAAAG ATCTGGTTGACAGCGCTGTGCCTTGTGCTTGTCTTCACTGTCACTCTGTCTGTGTTCCCTGCAATCACGGCCATGGTGACCAGCTCCACCAGTCCTGGGAAGTGGA GTCGGTTCTTCAACCCCATctgctgcttccttctcttcaaCATCATGGACTGGGTAGGACGGAGCCTGACCTCCTACTTCCTGTGG CCGGACGAGGACAGCCGGCTGCTGCCTCTGCTTGTCGGCCTGCGAATCCTGTTCGTGCCACTCTTCATGCTGTGCCACGTGCCCGAGAGGTCCCGGCTGCCCATCCTCTTCCCACAGGATGCCTACTTCATCACTTTCATGCTGCTCTTCGCTGTATCCAACGGTTATCTGATGTCCCTCACCATGTGCCTGGCGCCCAG GCAGGTGCTACCACATGAGAGGGAGGTGGCTGGCACGCTCATGACCTTCTTCTTGGCCCTGGGGCTCTCCTGTGGAGCcgccttttccttcctcttcaaggCTCTGCTCTGA
- the BRMS1 gene encoding breast cancer metastasis-suppressor 1 isoform X4 encodes MPVQPPSKDTEEMEAEGDSAAEMNGEEEESEEERSGSQTESEEESSEMDDEDYERRRSECVNEMLDLEKQFSELKEKLFRERLSQLRVRLEEVGAERAPEYTEPLGGLQRSLKIRIQVAGIYKGFCLDVIRNKYECELQGARQHLESEKLLLYDTLQGELQERIQRLEEDRQSLDISSEWWDDRLHARSSTKTWDSLPASKRKKAPLVSGDRHPGGLDGYQKGP; translated from the exons ATGCCTGTCCAGCCTCCAAGCAAAGACACAGAAGAGATGGAAGCAGAGGGTGATTCGGCTGCTGAGATGAacggggaggaggaagagagcgAGGAGGAGCGGAGCGGCAGCCAGACAGAGTCCGAGGAGGAGAGCTCAG AGATGGACGATGAGGACTACGAGCGGCGTCGCAGCGAGTGCGTCAACGAGATGCTGGACCTGGAGAAGCAGTTCTCGGAGCTAAAGGAGAA GTTGTTCAGGGAACGGCTGAGTCAGCTGAGGGTGCGGCTGGAGGAAGTGGGGGCTGAGCGGGCACCTGAGTACACAGAGCCTCTGGGGGGCCTGCAGCGGAGCCTCAAGATCCGCATTCAGGTGGCAG GGATCTACAAGGGCTTCTGTTTGGACGTGATCCGGAACAAGTACGAGTGTGAGCTGCAGGGTGCCAGACAGCACCTGGAG AGTGAGAAGCTGCTGCTGTACGACACcctgcagggggagctgcaggagCGGATCCAGAGACTGGAAGAGGACCGCCAGAGCCTGGACATCAGCTCCG AGTGGTGGGATGACAGACTACACGCCCGAAGCAGCACAAAGACCTGGGACTCCCTGCCGGCCAGCAAGAGGAAGAAGGCTCCTCTCGTCTCTG GAGATCGACATCCTGGAGGACTGGACGGCTATCAAAAAG GACCATGA